A genome region from Methanolinea sp. includes the following:
- a CDS encoding 50S ribosomal protein L19e, protein MSDLATQRRIAADLLGCGRHRVWFDPDRLADIQNAVSREDIRKLVEEGAIAAHQVRGNSRGRARARMAKRAYGHCRGPGRRKGAAGARNPPKRQWIRKIRALRRTLAELRDKGEIERHLYRVLYRQAAGGQFRSVAHLKTHIATITGRAR, encoded by the coding sequence ATGAGTGACCTTGCCACGCAGCGACGGATCGCCGCGGACCTCCTCGGCTGCGGGCGCCACCGGGTATGGTTCGATCCGGACCGGCTCGCCGACATCCAGAACGCCGTCTCGCGGGAGGACATCCGGAAGCTCGTCGAGGAGGGCGCGATTGCAGCCCACCAGGTGAGGGGCAACAGCAGGGGAAGGGCACGTGCGAGGATGGCGAAGAGGGCCTACGGGCACTGCAGGGGCCCCGGGCGGCGCAAGGGAGCAGCGGGCGCACGGAACCCGCCGAAACGCCAGTGGATCAGGAAGATCCGGGCACTCCGCAGGACACTCGCGGAACTCCGCGATAAGGGCGAGATAGAGAGGCACCTCTACCGCGTCCTCTACCGCCAGGCCGCAGGAGGCCAGTTCCGGAGCGTCGCGCACCTAAAGACCCACATCGCGACAATCACGGGGAGGGCCCGGTAG
- a CDS encoding 50S ribosomal protein L32e, whose protein sequence is MADDIMRAIRIRSQKSARFKRDGYGKKKQLADCWRRPRGLHNKQRIQKKAKGPLPTPGYGSPLVARGLHPSGYREVLVHNPAGLEGLDPERDAIRIAAGVGAKKRLLIQEMALKAGLKILNPRETKPAGEPAAQPAGGEEVEEEKGDE, encoded by the coding sequence ATGGCAGATGACATAATGCGTGCAATAAGGATCCGCAGCCAGAAGTCAGCCCGCTTCAAGCGCGACGGGTATGGCAAAAAGAAACAGCTCGCGGACTGCTGGCGGCGGCCGCGGGGTCTCCACAACAAGCAGCGGATCCAGAAGAAGGCGAAAGGACCCCTCCCCACGCCGGGATACGGGAGTCCCCTCGTCGCGCGGGGGCTCCACCCGAGCGGGTACCGCGAGGTGCTGGTGCACAATCCCGCCGGGCTCGAGGGGCTCGATCCCGAGAGGGACGCCATCCGGATCGCCGCGGGTGTCGGGGCGAAGAAGCGCCTCCTCATCCAGGAGATGGCCCTCAAGGCAGGGCTGAAGATCCTCAACCCGCGGGAGACGAAACCCGCGGGGGAACCGGCCGCACAACCGGCGGGCGGAGAGGAGGTAGAGGAGGAGAAGGGCGATGAGTGA
- a CDS encoding 50S ribosomal protein L6, which translates to MATQRTVTIPSGVKLELDGATVRVTGPKGQLERTFRFPQITLAVSDGVLVISTPADRKRITAMVGTIQAHVQNMIKGVTEGFEYRMKVVYSHFPIQLRLAGDRLEINNFLGEKKPRYARIVPGVTAKVGNDEVILTGIDREKLGITSANIERATKIKYRDPRIFQDGIYIVQKG; encoded by the coding sequence ATGGCAACACAGCGCACGGTGACCATTCCAAGCGGCGTGAAGCTCGAGCTCGACGGCGCGACCGTCCGCGTCACGGGGCCGAAGGGGCAGCTCGAGAGGACATTCCGGTTCCCCCAGATCACGCTCGCGGTCAGTGACGGCGTCCTCGTGATATCCACCCCGGCAGACCGGAAGAGGATCACCGCGATGGTCGGCACGATACAGGCGCACGTCCAGAACATGATCAAGGGCGTCACGGAGGGGTTCGAGTACCGGATGAAGGTAGTTTACAGCCACTTCCCCATCCAGCTCAGGCTCGCGGGAGACAGGCTCGAGATCAACAATTTCCTCGGCGAGAAGAAACCGAGGTACGCGCGCATCGTCCCCGGCGTGACCGCGAAGGTGGGCAACGACGAGGTCATCCTCACAGGGATCGACCGCGAGAAGCTGGGTATCACGTCCGCGAACATCGAGCGTGCAACCAAGATCAAGTACAGGGATCCCCGCATATTCCAGGACGGGATATACATCGTGCAGAAGGGATGA
- a CDS encoding 30S ribosomal protein S8, translating to MARLNPIADGMCALKNAAEGGKSSVIIEPASKLLGAMFRIMQEAGYIDGFEYIEDGRGGQFLVHLNGKINRCGAITPRYSVRLDEMEYWEKQFLPGKNFGILIISTSRGVMTHEQARRERIGGELLGYVY from the coding sequence ATGGCAAGACTCAATCCAATCGCGGACGGCATGTGTGCCCTCAAGAACGCGGCGGAAGGGGGGAAATCCTCGGTCATCATCGAGCCCGCGAGCAAGCTCCTCGGCGCGATGTTCCGCATCATGCAGGAGGCCGGGTACATCGACGGCTTCGAGTACATCGAGGACGGGCGCGGCGGCCAGTTCCTCGTCCACCTGAACGGGAAGATTAACAGGTGCGGCGCGATCACGCCCCGCTACTCGGTCCGGCTCGACGAGATGGAATACTGGGAGAAGCAGTTCCTCCCGGGGAAGAACTTCGGGATCCTCATCATCTCCACGTCCCGCGGGGTCATGACCCACGAGCAGGCCCGGCGCGAGCGCATCGGGGGAGAGCTCCTGGGCTACGTGTACTAG
- a CDS encoding 30S ribosomal protein S14 codes for MGGEKKKLFGRGAHQCKMCGRKQALVRRYHIMFCRQCFREWAPKMGFKKMN; via the coding sequence ATGGGAGGAGAGAAGAAGAAGCTGTTCGGCCGCGGCGCGCACCAGTGCAAGATGTGCGGGAGGAAACAGGCCCTCGTGAGGCGGTACCACATCATGTTCTGCCGCCAATGCTTCCGCGAGTGGGCGCCCAAGATGGGCTTCAAGAAGATGAACTAG
- a CDS encoding 50S ribosomal protein L5 — protein MNPMREVFVEKVVVHMGVGESGDRLSKAVDILRAITGNTPVRSNAKKTNVSFGIRKGAPISCRVTLRGKKATEFLAKAFDIIDRKISRRQFDKWGNFSFGIEEHTDFPGMSYDPQVGIYGMDVNVVLARRGVRIARRSIEKKRLPAKQRVNPEDAIRFLKETHKVEVY, from the coding sequence ATGAACCCGATGCGCGAGGTATTCGTCGAGAAGGTCGTCGTGCACATGGGTGTCGGCGAATCCGGGGACAGGCTCTCGAAAGCTGTCGACATCCTCAGGGCGATCACGGGCAACACCCCCGTGCGGAGCAACGCGAAGAAGACCAACGTCTCGTTCGGGATACGGAAAGGCGCCCCGATCAGCTGCCGCGTCACGCTCCGGGGGAAGAAGGCGACAGAGTTCCTCGCCAAGGCGTTCGACATCATCGACAGGAAGATCTCGAGGCGCCAGTTCGACAAGTGGGGGAACTTCTCGTTCGGGATTGAGGAACACACCGATTTCCCCGGGATGAGCTACGACCCGCAGGTCGGGATCTACGGGATGGACGTCAACGTCGTCCTCGCCCGCAGGGGTGTCAGGATCGCCCGGCGGTCGATAGAGAAGAAGCGCCTCCCTGCGAAGCAGAGGGTCAACCCGGAGGATGCCATCAGGTTCCTCAAGGAGACGCACAAGGTGGAGGTGTACTGA
- a CDS encoding 30S ribosomal protein S4e — MSDHLKRLNAPDSWHVAKKTSKFITKTAPGPHNANAMPIAVWLREHMHLAANAKEVRQILHQRDVIVNGRPCRNPRMGIGIFDIISIPRINKHYRILRDKNGRHRTIEIDAESAKTRLEKIRNKTIVPGGKVQLNLRSGANVLADNRYKPGDSIVLSLEPENRFAILDHFPFAVGNMAMVIGGRHSGRVARIVAIEKVPGSVPNRVILEDPSDGSRFETIDEYIYMVGREEPALKEWGIEE; from the coding sequence ATGTCAGATCACCTAAAGAGGCTGAATGCCCCCGACTCCTGGCACGTCGCGAAGAAGACGAGCAAGTTCATCACAAAGACGGCACCCGGACCTCACAACGCGAACGCGATGCCGATCGCGGTGTGGCTGCGGGAACACATGCACCTCGCGGCGAATGCAAAGGAGGTCAGGCAGATCCTCCACCAGAGGGACGTCATCGTGAACGGCAGGCCGTGCCGGAATCCCCGGATGGGAATCGGCATCTTCGACATCATCTCGATCCCGCGGATCAACAAGCACTACCGCATCCTCCGGGACAAGAACGGCCGGCACCGGACGATCGAGATCGACGCGGAGTCCGCGAAGACCCGCCTCGAGAAGATTCGGAACAAGACGATAGTCCCCGGCGGGAAAGTACAACTGAACCTCCGCTCCGGTGCAAACGTCCTCGCGGACAACAGGTACAAGCCCGGCGACTCGATCGTCCTCTCCCTCGAACCGGAGAACAGGTTTGCCATCCTCGACCACTTCCCGTTTGCCGTCGGCAACATGGCGATGGTCATCGGCGGGAGGCACTCGGGCCGGGTGGCACGGATCGTCGCGATAGAGAAGGTCCCCGGGAGCGTTCCCAACAGGGTCATCCTCGAGGACCCTTCGGATGGATCGCGGTTCGAGACGATCGACGAGTACATCTACATGGTGGGCCGCGAGGAGCCTGCCCTCAAGGAATGGGGGATTGAAGAATGA
- the rplX gene encoding 50S ribosomal protein L24 yields the protein MVRIESKQPRKQRKARYTAPAHARNRFLHAPLAPALREKYHRRSVRVVTGDTVKVLRGESAGTEGLVDKVDTKRCMIVVQGVSVRKADGTEVPRPVHPSNVQVTKLNLKDPKRAERLGGSE from the coding sequence ATGGTCCGAATCGAGAGCAAGCAACCGAGGAAACAGAGGAAGGCCCGGTACACGGCACCTGCCCACGCGAGGAACCGTTTCCTCCATGCCCCGCTCGCCCCTGCGCTGCGCGAGAAATACCACAGGCGCAGCGTCCGCGTGGTGACGGGGGACACGGTCAAGGTCCTCCGCGGCGAGTCGGCCGGGACGGAGGGACTCGTGGACAAGGTAGACACGAAGAGGTGCATGATCGTCGTCCAGGGTGTCTCTGTCCGCAAGGCGGACGGCACCGAGGTCCCGCGCCCCGTGCACCCCTCCAACGTGCAGGTGACGAAGCTCAACCTGAAAGACCCAAAGAGGGCAGAGAGACTCGGGGGGAGTGAGTGA
- a CDS encoding 50S ribosomal protein L14 — protein MKAKQSNIPRALHTGSRLLCADNTGAREVQIVSVFGYHGVRRRQPRLGLGDIATVSVKKGTPDMRRKLVRAVVIRQKKELRRPSGIRVSFEDNAVVIVDDKNEPRGTEIKGPVAREVAERFPKIGSMATIIV, from the coding sequence ATGAAGGCGAAGCAGTCGAACATCCCGCGGGCGCTCCACACGGGCTCAAGGCTCCTCTGCGCCGACAACACCGGCGCGAGGGAGGTCCAGATCGTGTCCGTCTTCGGGTACCACGGCGTGCGGAGGCGCCAGCCAAGGCTTGGCCTCGGCGACATCGCGACCGTGAGCGTGAAGAAGGGGACGCCTGACATGCGCCGCAAGCTCGTGAGGGCAGTCGTGATCCGGCAGAAGAAGGAGCTGCGGAGGCCGAGCGGCATCAGGGTCAGCTTCGAGGACAATGCCGTGGTCATCGTGGACGACAAGAACGAACCGAGGGGGACCGAGATCAAGGGACCGGTCGCGCGCGAGGTCGCGGAGCGGTTCCCGAAGATCGGGTCGATGGCAACGATCATCGTGTGA
- a CDS encoding 30S ribosomal protein S17, which translates to MARNIGLNVRPPERECDDVDCPFHGTLPVRGQVITGKVVSDKMAKTVVVERAYLHYVGKYNRYEKRSSKIHAHNPPCIQAKTGDTVRIAECRPLSKTTTYVVVEVQPS; encoded by the coding sequence ATGGCAAGGAACATCGGGTTGAACGTCAGGCCTCCCGAGAGGGAGTGCGATGACGTCGATTGTCCGTTTCACGGCACTTTACCGGTGCGCGGCCAGGTGATCACCGGTAAAGTCGTGAGCGACAAGATGGCAAAGACCGTGGTGGTGGAGCGGGCCTACCTGCACTACGTGGGCAAATACAACCGCTACGAGAAGCGGAGCAGCAAGATACACGCCCACAACCCTCCCTGCATTCAGGCGAAGACCGGTGACACCGTGCGCATCGCCGAGTGCAGGCCGCTCTCGAAGACCACCACGTACGTCGTGGTGGAGGTGCAGCCATCATGA
- a CDS encoding ribonuclease P protein component 1: MISPRNILRHELIGLEVTVVRATNPALHGLSGRVIDETRNMLVIRGEKGTKKIQKAGTRFRVVLPDGVLVEIDGSALVMAPEKRINANWKTRGK, translated from the coding sequence ATGATCTCGCCGCGAAACATCCTCCGGCACGAACTGATCGGGCTGGAAGTCACCGTGGTTAGGGCGACCAACCCTGCCCTGCACGGCCTGTCGGGCCGCGTCATCGATGAGACCAGGAACATGCTGGTGATCCGGGGGGAGAAGGGGACGAAGAAGATCCAAAAGGCGGGAACACGGTTCCGTGTCGTCCTCCCGGATGGTGTCCTGGTGGAGATTGACGGTTCCGCCTTGGTCATGGCGCCGGAAAAGCGGATCAACGCGAATTGGAAGACCAGAGGGAAATAA
- the rpmC gene encoding 50S ribosomal protein L29, with protein MAIFRAKEVRQLSDVELSEQMEKLKVELIQHYGKVSAGGSTENPGRIRELRRTIARMKTEQNSRRRSAR; from the coding sequence ATGGCCATATTCCGGGCAAAGGAGGTGCGGCAGCTCTCTGACGTCGAGCTCTCCGAGCAGATGGAGAAGCTGAAGGTCGAGCTCATCCAGCACTACGGCAAGGTGAGCGCGGGGGGATCGACGGAGAACCCCGGCAGGATACGGGAGCTCCGCCGGACGATCGCGAGGATGAAGACCGAGCAGAACAGCAGGAGACGCAGCGCCAGATGA
- a CDS encoding 30S ribosomal protein S3, translating into MAVEKKFVAEGVRRARVEKHLKKELKRAGYGGMDIQRTPLGTQVTIFAEKPGIVIGKGGKLVRQLTQDLANDFAVESPQIEVQQVPNPNFNAQIMAERLANALERGWYFRKAGQSILRRVMDAGALGCEVIIAGKLTGARARVQKFTEGYIKHAGEPVNTIVEKGYAVAVKKLGVIGVQVKIIPPTAKIPDHFEVTAKREKPQKKGIEIPVTTVGEDIAEEELPLEPDEFDEEELLGRK; encoded by the coding sequence ATGGCAGTCGAGAAGAAATTCGTGGCCGAGGGGGTCCGCCGCGCCCGCGTGGAAAAACACCTCAAGAAGGAGCTGAAGCGCGCGGGGTACGGCGGGATGGACATCCAGCGGACGCCGCTCGGGACCCAGGTCACGATATTCGCGGAGAAACCGGGCATCGTCATCGGGAAAGGCGGGAAACTCGTCCGGCAGCTCACGCAGGACCTCGCGAACGACTTCGCGGTCGAGTCCCCCCAGATCGAGGTCCAGCAGGTTCCCAACCCGAACTTCAATGCCCAGATCATGGCGGAGCGCCTCGCGAACGCCCTCGAGAGGGGCTGGTACTTCAGGAAGGCCGGCCAGAGCATCCTCCGTCGCGTGATGGACGCGGGGGCGCTGGGCTGCGAGGTCATCATCGCCGGGAAGCTCACGGGGGCCCGCGCGAGGGTCCAGAAGTTCACGGAGGGCTACATCAAGCACGCGGGTGAACCCGTGAACACCATCGTCGAGAAGGGCTACGCCGTCGCCGTGAAGAAACTCGGGGTGATAGGGGTCCAGGTCAAGATCATCCCGCCGACCGCGAAGATCCCCGACCACTTCGAGGTCACGGCCAAGAGGGAGAAACCGCAGAAGAAAGGCATCGAGATACCCGTCACGACGGTCGGCGAGGACATCGCGGAAGAGGAACTCCCGCTCGAACCCGACGAGTTCGACGAGGAAGAGCTGCTCGGGAGGAAGTGA
- a CDS encoding 50S ribosomal protein L22: MARTRYSVAFEGETYARGKATEVQISPKHAIEIASFIRHKKVPEAISYLTQVVEGKKPIPFRRFNRKVAHKKGLSGWCAGRYPKKASKAYLRLLHSVVKNAEYLGLDTENLEIVHVAANRGRAYRGIFPRAMGRATPKRKETVNIEIVAKEAA, encoded by the coding sequence ATGGCAAGGACACGCTACTCTGTGGCATTCGAGGGGGAGACCTATGCCCGCGGGAAGGCAACCGAGGTGCAGATCTCCCCGAAGCACGCGATCGAGATCGCGTCCTTCATACGGCACAAGAAGGTCCCCGAGGCAATCTCGTACCTCACGCAGGTCGTCGAGGGGAAGAAACCGATTCCGTTCCGAAGGTTCAACCGCAAGGTCGCGCACAAGAAGGGGCTCTCCGGGTGGTGTGCCGGGAGGTACCCAAAGAAGGCATCGAAGGCGTACCTCCGCCTCCTCCACTCGGTGGTGAAGAACGCCGAGTACCTCGGGCTCGACACGGAGAACCTCGAGATCGTGCACGTCGCGGCGAACAGGGGCAGGGCGTACCGCGGCATCTTCCCGAGGGCGATGGGCAGGGCGACACCCAAGCGCAAGGAGACGGTGAACATCGAGATCGTCGCGAAGGAGGCGGCCTGA
- a CDS encoding 30S ribosomal protein S19 yields the protein MAKKAQKKIPRRREEFTYRGFRLDELRAMGRSELAAVMPARARRKLLRGLTRGEEHLLAQFKKGDGTIRTHLRDMIVMPEMVGRTVDIHNGKEFVKVEILPEALFHYLGEFALTRKKVVHGAAGIGATRSSKYVPLK from the coding sequence ATGGCAAAGAAGGCGCAGAAGAAGATCCCGAGGCGGCGGGAGGAGTTCACGTACCGCGGTTTCCGGCTCGACGAGCTGCGGGCGATGGGCCGGTCCGAGCTCGCCGCCGTCATGCCGGCCCGCGCGAGGCGGAAGCTGCTCCGCGGTCTCACCCGCGGCGAGGAACACCTCCTCGCGCAGTTCAAGAAGGGCGATGGCACCATCCGGACACACCTGCGGGACATGATCGTGATGCCGGAGATGGTGGGGCGGACGGTCGACATCCACAACGGGAAGGAATTCGTGAAGGTCGAGATCCTGCCCGAGGCCCTCTTCCACTACCTCGGCGAGTTTGCCCTCACGAGGAAGAAGGTGGTGCACGGGGCTGCCGGTATCGGGGCGACCCGCTCGAGCAAGTACGTGCCGCTGAAGTGA
- a CDS encoding 50S ribosomal protein L2: MGHRITTQSRGKGGPTYRAPSHRYKAAIRHVNSADGLVQGVVEDIEHDPARHAPIALVRLADGKKVYTLATEGMGVGDTIAWGAGAEVKNGNTLPLAEIPAGTFICNIEAQPNDGGKFVRASGTQAVVVDRTEDRVGVTMPSGELKWFNSRCRATVGIVAGGGRGEKPFVKAGKKYHKMKNTASNWPRVRGVAMNVIDHPFGGGGHQHAGRPKTVSRGTPPGRAVGHIAARRTGLSKK; encoded by the coding sequence ATGGGACATCGCATCACCACGCAGAGCCGGGGGAAGGGGGGCCCGACATACCGTGCCCCCTCGCACAGGTACAAGGCCGCGATCCGGCACGTGAACAGCGCTGACGGCCTCGTCCAGGGAGTCGTCGAGGACATCGAGCACGACCCCGCACGCCACGCCCCGATCGCGCTCGTCCGCCTCGCGGACGGGAAGAAAGTGTACACCCTCGCGACGGAGGGAATGGGCGTGGGCGACACGATCGCGTGGGGCGCGGGGGCAGAGGTGAAGAACGGCAACACGCTGCCCCTCGCGGAGATCCCGGCCGGGACGTTCATCTGCAACATCGAGGCACAGCCCAATGACGGCGGCAAGTTCGTCCGGGCCAGCGGGACGCAGGCGGTCGTCGTCGACAGGACGGAGGACCGCGTCGGCGTGACGATGCCGAGCGGGGAGTTGAAGTGGTTCAACAGCCGCTGCCGTGCCACCGTGGGAATCGTGGCCGGGGGCGGCCGCGGCGAGAAACCCTTCGTCAAGGCCGGGAAGAAGTACCACAAGATGAAGAACACCGCGTCCAACTGGCCACGGGTGAGGGGTGTCGCGATGAACGTCATCGACCACCCCTTCGGCGGCGGCGGACACCAGCACGCGGGCAGGCCGAAGACCGTGAGCCGCGGGACCCCGCCCGGACGGGCAGTCGGGCACATCGCAGCGAGGAGAACGGGGCTATCCAAGAAGTGA
- a CDS encoding 50S ribosomal protein L23, with product MVLRYPYVTEKAMMALENQNKLQFIVDNNATKAEIKREIEKTFAQEVTHVSTMMTMDGRKKAIISFANEKAAEEILSRLGIM from the coding sequence ATGGTGCTCCGGTACCCCTACGTCACGGAGAAGGCCATGATGGCCCTCGAGAACCAGAACAAGCTCCAGTTCATCGTCGACAACAACGCGACCAAGGCAGAGATAAAAAGGGAGATCGAGAAGACGTTCGCGCAGGAAGTCACCCACGTCTCGACGATGATGACGATGGACGGAAGGAAGAAGGCGATCATCAGCTTCGCGAACGAGAAAGCGGCCGAGGAGATCCTCTCCCGGCTTGGCATCATGTAG
- the rpl4p gene encoding 50S ribosomal protein L4 — MKAQVLSLDGSVLREIDLPAVFEEEYRPDLIKKAVIALQSTRRQPHGTYPYAGILSSAHSWGSGRGVAQVPRIKGGSRAAKVPQARGGREAHPPVVEKVLVRRMNKKEKRKAMWSAIAATACEELVRARGHVFSSHVPVILEDRFEDLEKTRDVIPVLAAAGVLGDVLKAKASRKVRAGRGKMRGRRYKQKKSLLIVTAGKPLYAAENLPGVDVTTVDQLTCELLAPGTLPGRLTVWTEGAIARLGGGA; from the coding sequence ATGAAAGCGCAGGTATTATCACTGGACGGCTCGGTTCTCCGGGAGATAGATCTCCCCGCCGTCTTCGAGGAGGAATACCGCCCCGACCTGATCAAGAAGGCGGTCATTGCCCTCCAGAGCACGAGGCGGCAGCCCCACGGGACGTATCCCTACGCGGGAATCCTCTCGTCGGCGCACAGCTGGGGATCCGGCCGCGGTGTCGCGCAGGTGCCGCGGATCAAGGGCGGTTCGCGGGCCGCGAAGGTCCCGCAGGCGAGGGGCGGGAGGGAAGCCCACCCGCCGGTCGTGGAGAAGGTGCTCGTGCGCCGGATGAACAAGAAGGAGAAGAGGAAGGCGATGTGGTCGGCGATCGCGGCGACTGCGTGCGAAGAGCTCGTCAGGGCGAGGGGGCACGTCTTCTCCTCGCACGTCCCCGTCATCCTCGAGGACCGGTTCGAGGATCTCGAGAAGACGCGTGACGTCATCCCCGTCCTCGCGGCTGCGGGCGTCCTCGGAGACGTCCTGAAGGCCAAGGCGAGCCGGAAGGTACGCGCGGGTCGCGGGAAGATGAGGGGCCGGCGGTACAAGCAGAAGAAGAGCCTCCTCATCGTGACGGCAGGAAAGCCCCTTTACGCCGCGGAGAACCTGCCGGGCGTCGACGTGACCACCGTGGACCAGCTCACCTGCGAGCTCCTCGCGCCTGGCACGCTCCCCGGGAGGCTCACGGTGTGGACGGAGGGCGCGATTGCGCGGCTCGGGGGTGGTGCGTGA
- a CDS encoding 50S ribosomal protein L3, translated as MPKINHPRRGSLAFSPRKRAKSPVPRYQSWPQYEGEPMLQGFAGYKVGMTHVIMVDDHKNSPTEGKDIMVPVTVIETPPMKVAAIRAYRRDTYGRHPLTEVWAGNLDEALGKRITLPKEYDAAKAMDEMRDAVAKGVVEEIFAVMHTLPQMVSGVPKKVPEIMEVRVAGGTVQQRLDFAASLLGKEVHLKNIIQPGAYADITAVTKGKGTQGPVKRWGVKLRKRKHARGGKERHVGNLGPWNPHHVRWQVPQMGQMGYQQRTEFNKRILKIGENGDEICPKGGFLHYGVVKNPYVLVKGSIPGPAKRLVRIRPAIRQGEHVVRQPTIEFVSTESKQGC; from the coding sequence ATGCCCAAGATAAACCATCCACGAAGAGGATCTCTGGCCTTTTCCCCCCGCAAGAGGGCCAAGAGCCCTGTACCCCGGTACCAGTCATGGCCCCAGTACGAGGGAGAGCCCATGCTCCAGGGCTTTGCCGGGTACAAGGTGGGGATGACCCACGTCATCATGGTGGATGATCACAAGAACAGCCCGACGGAGGGGAAGGACATCATGGTGCCGGTCACCGTGATCGAGACACCCCCGATGAAGGTTGCCGCCATCCGGGCTTACAGGAGGGACACCTACGGGAGGCACCCCCTCACGGAGGTCTGGGCGGGGAACCTCGACGAGGCCCTCGGGAAGAGAATCACCCTCCCCAAGGAGTACGACGCGGCGAAGGCGATGGACGAGATGAGGGACGCGGTCGCGAAGGGCGTGGTGGAGGAGATCTTCGCCGTGATGCACACCCTCCCCCAGATGGTGAGCGGGGTCCCAAAGAAGGTCCCCGAGATCATGGAGGTGCGGGTCGCAGGGGGCACGGTCCAGCAGAGACTGGACTTCGCTGCGTCCCTCCTCGGCAAGGAGGTCCACCTCAAGAACATCATACAGCCGGGTGCTTACGCGGACATCACGGCCGTGACGAAGGGGAAGGGGACACAGGGACCGGTGAAGCGCTGGGGTGTCAAGCTGCGCAAGAGGAAGCACGCGAGGGGTGGCAAGGAACGGCACGTCGGCAACCTCGGGCCGTGGAACCCGCACCACGTCCGCTGGCAGGTTCCCCAGATGGGGCAGATGGGGTACCAGCAGCGGACCGAGTTCAACAAGAGGATCCTCAAGATCGGCGAGAACGGCGACGAAATCTGCCCGAAGGGCGGTTTCCTCCACTACGGCGTGGTGAAGAACCCCTACGTCCTCGTCAAGGGGTCGATCCCCGGGCCTGCCAAGAGGCTCGTGCGCATCAGGCCGGCAATCAGGCAGGGTGAGCACGTGGTCCGGCAGCCGACGATCGAGTTCGTGAGCACGGAGAGCAAGCAGGGGTGCTGA
- a CDS encoding Tfx family DNA-binding protein, giving the protein MKGGLLTERQKEVLRYRKQGLTQQQIADIIKTSKANVCTIERSALENIRKARETLEFLYTIDGTRLCTISTGMDLLDAASLVYREAEKHGIKVKYDTLSLLNRIRESAPGRTRARLVKGDIEVYITPDGDLYFG; this is encoded by the coding sequence ATGAAGGGTGGGCTGCTGACCGAGAGGCAGAAGGAAGTCTTGCGGTACCGGAAACAGGGACTGACCCAGCAGCAGATCGCGGACATCATCAAGACCTCGAAGGCAAACGTGTGCACGATAGAGAGGTCTGCACTCGAGAACATTCGGAAGGCGAGGGAGACGCTCGAGTTCCTCTACACCATCGACGGCACCCGCCTCTGCACCATCAGCACGGGGATGGACCTCCTCGATGCCGCGTCCCTCGTGTACAGGGAGGCAGAGAAACACGGGATCAAGGTCAAGTACGACACGCTCTCCCTCCTCAACAGGATCAGGGAGTCTGCCCCCGGCCGGACGAGGGCCCGACTCGTCAAGGGGGACATCGAGGTCTACATCACCCCGGACGGGGACCTCTACTTCGGGTAG